One window of the Cryptomeria japonica chromosome 7, Sugi_1.0, whole genome shotgun sequence genome contains the following:
- the LOC131856413 gene encoding disease resistance protein Roq1-like, with amino-acid sequence MASSSSSFPSEIVEYDSLNENEHSSTRGRSSASSRLFDVFINHRGPDVKHSLALQLYNSIKKTGFRPFLDSQEIELGDSIPSTLKNAIFSASIHIAIFSQGYAKSAWCLAELVLILQSGVKVIPVFYDVAPSDLRYIGKDVYAEAFANYKEKGRYLSQLEAWKKALHSVSLISGYECNKNDNDHDKLCEIIVSAVLKEVERIIPLDVAKHSTTLAKEFFNRQRSEYDRSTFLFDVREAAAKGELPCLQTKLLKDLFIEDHHKFQSTDEGISYLRYRLGKALLLRFLIVVDDIDHIGQLDALLVTDRHTLNPDSLVIVTTRDERLLIQASITLRYRMKEMNDKHSRELFCCHAFQQPYPNRGFEDLVESFVKGCGGLPLSLQVLGRHVSGSSEQRYWQRELDKVRKTLPGDIKQRLQISYDSLDREEKEIFMDIACFFVGKLKSTAIRVWECSGWKADLAVQILKDK; translated from the exons atggcatcctcctcttcATCATTTCCATCggaaattgtggaatatgattctTTGaatgagaatgaacattcttccaCAAGGGGGAGATCAAGTGCTTCTtcaagattgtttgatgtgttcaTCAATCACAGGGGACCTGACGTCAAACATAGTCTGGCCCTCCAACTTTACAATTCAATCAAGAAAACGGGTTTCCGGCCATTTCTTGACTCTCAAGAGATTGAATTGGGAGATTCAATTCCCTCTACTCTAAAAAATGCCATATTTTCTGCATCAATTCACATTGCCATCTTCTCTCAGGGATATGCAAAATCAGCTTGGTGTTTAGCAGAGCTTGTTCTCATCCTCCAATCTGGGGTAAAGGTCATCCCTGTGTTTTATGATGTGGCTCCTTCCGATCTCCGCTACATTGGAAAGGATGTGTATGCAGAAGCATTTGCCAATTATAAAGAGAAAGGTAGATACCTCAGCCAATTGGAGGCGTGGAAAAAAGCCCTCCATTCTGTTTCATTGATCTCTGGCTACgaatgcaacaaaaatgataa TGATCATGATAAACTATGTGAAATCATCGTGTCTGCTGTGCTAAAAGAGGTTGAAAGGATAATTCCTTTAGATGTTGCAAAACATTCG ACCACTCTAGCCAAAGAATTCTTCAACCGCCAACGCTCAGAGTATGATAGATCAACCTTTCTGTTTGATGTGAGAGAAGCGGCTGCGAAAGGTGAATTACCCTGCTTGCAAACTAAGCTCCTCAAGGATCTGTTCATTGAGGATCATCACAAGTTTCAGAGTACAGATGAAGGAATAAGTTATCTCAGGTATCGTCTGGGAAAGGCACTCCTTTTACGTTTCCTTATTGTTGTAGACGATATTGATCACATAGGTCAGCTAGATGCTCTACTAGTGACAGATAGGCATACCCTGAATCCTGATAGTTTAGTAATTGTTACCACCCGGGATGAAAGGTTGCTCATTCAAGCTTCAATTACTCTTAGATATaggatgaaagaaatgaatgataagCACAGCAGAGAACTCTTTTGTTGCCATGCATTCCAACAACCTTATCCAAACAGGGGATTTGAGGACTTGGTAGAGAGCTTTGTGAAAGGGTGTGGAGGTTTGCCTCTTTCCCTTCAAGTGTTGGGCAGGCATGTTTCTGGTAGTTCAGAGCAACGTTATTGGCAGAGAGAATTAGATAAAGTTCGTAAAACGCTGCCTGGAGACATAAAACAAAGGCTTCAAATAAGCTATGATTCTCTGGACAGAGAGGAAAAAGAGATTTTTATGGATATTGCATGTTTCTTTGTTGGAAAACTGAAGAGCACTGCAATAAGGGTATGGGAGTGTTCAGGATGGAAAGCAGATCTTGCTGTTCAGATTTTAAAGGATAAGTGA
- the LOC131856414 gene encoding disease resistance protein RUN1-like: protein MDSSAKFAALKNCLWMSQKVVVPLQLKELVLQQISLEEISSSLEMLNELQYLVIKGKTGRGNRILATGRSFSETLKKLTKLRRLILCQFRLSGTVSLLDRGGSTSSVLHTGSLQTMQICDQQLAYRVSISGEHCPNLECLHIESMENLTGMELRYVNTLHTLTFRFCGELKKVSRSFDMCAKPAKLDIQECQQLGLMAYSRKLKTLSGRFDMKSFGLGRFDVEDLSGLEKTIINGSWNLQNVEGCEFEGLKTLHLSSIGGGISKLSISGEHCPNLESVHLESMENLIEVHFKCVNRLNFLILWFCGKLKKISRSFDMDANPATLDIQECQQLGLIAYSRKLKTLSGSFEIESFDLGNFDVEDLSGLERTVINECWNLQNTKGIELEVLKSLHLSGSEGGVSKLSISGEHSPNLEFLHLEFMENLIELDLTCLTALKSLTFRSCRQLIKISGSFDRATKLATLKVEKCPRLIQLPNLAGLRCLESIIISGCLNLWNIDGIEKLEGLKYLHLSGGEEGASKISIYEEHWPSLESLHLESMENLTELDLKRMRALKSLTLKFCTRLKRIAASSNMASKLTILDIRHCPELEVF, encoded by the exons ATGGATTCCTCTGCGAAATTTGCAGCGCTTAAGAATTGTCTTTGGATGTCTCAAAAGGTTGTG GTTCCTCTTCAGTTGAAAGAGTTGGTGCTTCAACAAATCTCATTGGAAGAGATTTCCAGCTCTTTAGAAATGTTAAATGAGTTGCAATATCTAGTCATTAAAGGGAAAACTGGACGAGGAAATCGCATCCTAGCTACAGGGAGATCCTTCTCAGAAACCCTCAAGAAACTTACCAAACTCAGACGATTAATTTTATGCCAATTCAGATTAAGTGGCACAGTATCTTTGCTGGATAGGGGAGGGTCAACTTCTTCTGTTCTCCATACAGGTAGCCTTCAAACCATGCAGATTTGTGACCAGCAACTTGCATACCGTGTCTCAATTAGTGGAGAGCATTGTCCCAATCTTGAATGTCTCCACATTGAATCCATGGAAAATCTGACTGGAATGGAATTGAGATATGTCAACACACTTCACACTCTTACATTCAGGTTTTGTGGTGAATTGAAAAAGGTATCAAGAAGTTTTGATATGTGTGCAAAACCTGCAAAATTGGACATACAGGAATGTCAACAGCTTGGATTAATGGCTTATAGCAGGAAATTGAAAACACTATCAGGGAGATTTGATATGAAGAGCTTTGGTCTGGGGAGATTTGATGTGGAAGATCTAAGTGGGCTTGAGAAGACTATCATTAATGGAAGCTGGAATTTGCAGAACGTAGAAGGTTGTGAGTTCGAAGGATTGAAAACTTTACATCTTTCAAGCATAGGAGGAGGTATATCCAAACTTTCCATTTCTGGAGAGCATTGCCCCAACCTTGAATCCGTCCACCTTGAATCCATGGAAAATCTGATTGAAGTGCATTTCAAATGTGTCAACAGGCTTAATTTTCTTATATTATGGTTTTGTGGTAAGTTGAAAAAGATATCAAGAAGTTTTGATATGGATGCAAACCCTGCTACGTTGGACATACAGGAGTGCCAACAGCTTGGATTGATAGCTTACAGTAGAAAATTGAAAACACTATCAGGGAGCTTTGAGATTGAGAGCTTTGATCTGGGCAACTTTGATGTGGAAGACCTGAGTGGGCTCGAGAGGACTGTCATCAATGAATGctggaatttgcagaacacaaAAGGTATCGAGTTAGAAGTTTTAAAATCTTTGCATCTTTCAGGCAGCGAAGGAGGTGTGTCCAAACTCTCGATTTCTGGAGAGCATAGCCCCAACCTTGAATTTCTCCACCTTGAGTTTATGGAAAATCTAATTGAATTGGACCTGACATGTCTAACAGCACTGAAGTCTCTTACATTTAGATCCTGTAGACAACTGATAAAAATATCTGGGAGCTTTGATAGGGCTACAAAACTTGCAACACTGAAAGTTGAAAAATGCCCCCGACTTATACAGTTGCCAAATCTTGCAGGTCTGAGATGCCTGGAGAGCATTATCATTAGTGGATGTTTGAATCTATGGAACATAGATGGTATTGAGAAGTTAGAAGGATTGAAATATTTGCATCTTTCAGGCGGAGAAGAAGGTGCATCCAAGATCTCAATTTATGAAGAGCATTGGCCCAGCCTTGAATCTCTCCACCTTGAATCCATGGAAAATCTAACTGAATTGGATTTGAAACGGATGAGGGCACTTAAATCCCTTACATTAAAGTTTTGTACAAGACTCAAAAGAATTGCAGCGAGCTCTAATATGGCTTCCAAGCTTACAATATTGGATATAAGACACTGCCCCGAACTTGAAGTGTTTTGA